From a region of the Paenibacillus lutimineralis genome:
- a CDS encoding AEC family transporter has product MIIEILLDVVLPIFVLIGIGAVMHRIFRLDLYTLAKINFYYITPAVVFLSMYQSEMSAELLGSVTLFYVLYIALLYGVSSLVSRRMKFSQGMKAAFTNSLLLDNSGNYGLPVNQLAFKGDPMAMSLQALIMTFQSLVTFTYGVMSIQKAKNGGSLKAALTGFLKMPVPYALVLGLVFHVLKMPLPNFVSKPLGYMADSMVSIALLTLGAQIIKYPLRLDRLDVYISVLLRLLIGPVVGFTLIMVLGMRGIPAQALLIASGMPTGVNSTILAEEYNNEPDFASQTVLISTLLNIVTITALISIAKHLL; this is encoded by the coding sequence ATGATTATCGAGATATTGCTGGATGTCGTGCTGCCCATTTTCGTGCTAATCGGAATCGGGGCTGTGATGCACCGCATCTTTCGGCTTGATCTATATACATTGGCCAAGATCAACTTCTACTATATTACCCCGGCGGTCGTATTCCTTAGCATGTACCAATCAGAAATGTCGGCGGAATTGCTCGGTAGTGTAACTTTATTCTATGTACTGTATATTGCTTTGCTCTACGGGGTCAGCTCCCTTGTCAGCCGCAGAATGAAATTCAGTCAAGGCATGAAGGCAGCTTTTACGAACAGCCTGCTGCTCGACAATTCGGGAAACTACGGTCTGCCAGTTAATCAACTGGCCTTCAAGGGAGATCCTATGGCGATGTCTCTACAAGCTCTCATTATGACCTTCCAGAGTCTCGTCACCTTCACCTATGGCGTAATGTCGATTCAGAAAGCCAAGAATGGAGGCAGTTTGAAGGCAGCACTGACCGGATTTCTAAAAATGCCGGTGCCTTACGCGCTCGTACTGGGCTTGGTCTTCCATGTGCTGAAGATGCCGCTGCCGAATTTCGTCTCGAAGCCGCTCGGTTATATGGCTGACTCGATGGTCAGCATCGCGCTCTTGACGCTTGGTGCACAGATCATTAAGTATCCACTGCGGCTGGATCGGCTCGATGTATATATCAGCGTATTGCTTCGCCTGCTTATAGGTCCAGTGGTCGGTTTCACCTTAATTATGGTGCTCGGCATGCGGGGCATTCCCGCCCAAGCGCTGCTCATCGCTTCTGGTATGCCAACCGGAGTCAACAGTACGATTCTGGCTGAGGAATACAATAACGAGCCTGATTTCGCTTCGCAGACCGTACTGATCTCGACGCTGCTGAATATTGTGACGATTACCGCCCTTATCTCCATCGCGAAGCATTTATTATAA
- a CDS encoding L,D-transpeptidase, which translates to MPDYRIIVDVSDRQLYLLDGDTVVKGYPIGVGKMLTPTPIGDYAIINKQPNPGGPFGAFWMGLSKPHYGIHGTNDPSSIGHIVSHGCIRMFNSDVLELASLVPIGTRVTIRG; encoded by the coding sequence ATGCCTGATTATCGCATCATTGTGGATGTATCGGATCGTCAACTCTACTTGTTGGACGGTGATACAGTAGTCAAAGGGTACCCGATCGGCGTCGGCAAGATGCTCACTCCAACTCCCATTGGCGACTATGCCATTATTAACAAGCAGCCCAATCCCGGAGGTCCTTTCGGAGCTTTCTGGATGGGGTTGTCCAAGCCGCATTATGGCATTCATGGGACGAATGATCCCTCCTCGATCGGCCATATTGTCTCGCATGGCTGTATTCGTATGTTCAACAGTGACGTATTGGAGCTCGCTTCCCTTGTACCGATTGGAACCCGAGTGACGATACGAGGCTAG
- a CDS encoding threonine/serine exporter family protein yields MTLILQLITSFFASAAFVVIFNAPRRTLLQCGLSGMLGWAAYYLLTPRIDTIFATVTATFIVGVISQFFARIYKKPVIIFSVAGIIPLVPGGLAYDAMRRFVENNYYAAIQLATQAFLISGSIAIGLVISEVLNQLIRKIPVRVPNKLRSK; encoded by the coding sequence ATGACGCTAATTCTGCAGCTAATTACCAGTTTCTTCGCCAGCGCCGCATTCGTCGTCATCTTCAATGCACCACGGCGTACCTTACTGCAGTGCGGTCTATCCGGGATGTTGGGCTGGGCAGCTTACTACTTGCTAACCCCCCGCATCGATACGATATTTGCCACCGTCACGGCGACCTTCATCGTCGGAGTGATCAGCCAGTTCTTCGCCCGAATCTACAAGAAGCCTGTTATTATTTTCAGCGTTGCAGGAATTATTCCCCTCGTTCCTGGAGGGCTAGCCTACGACGCGATGCGGAGATTCGTAGAAAATAATTATTATGCAGCTATTCAGCTTGCAACCCAGGCATTTCTGATCTCCGGCTCCATTGCCATCGGACTTGTCATATCCGAGGTTCTGAATCAGCTGATCCGCAAAATCCCAGTCCGGGTACCGAATAAGCTCCGCAGCAAATAG
- a CDS encoding LemA family protein has translation MNSRRRGWVIPVVIIVAVIVIFIAMFAGKYNSYVTAEETVDQQWSKIDVQLQRRYDLIPNLVNTVKGYAEHEKEVIKSVSDARAALGGARTPAEMADADAQLSSALSRLLVVVENYPTLKADTQFTQLMDELSGTENRIAVARNDYNNAVADYNKLIKRFPGNLLAGMMGFDKRAYFETTTESRTNPQVDFGTGNTSLRFDDKTAPMSGVFAAAVVLMAGASA, from the coding sequence ATGAATTCAAGAAGAAGAGGCTGGGTAATACCAGTAGTCATTATCGTTGCTGTAATCGTCATCTTCATCGCCATGTTCGCAGGTAAATATAATTCGTATGTTACTGCGGAAGAGACGGTTGATCAGCAATGGAGCAAGATTGACGTACAGTTGCAACGCAGATATGATCTGATTCCAAACCTGGTCAATACAGTAAAAGGCTATGCGGAACATGAGAAGGAAGTCATTAAGTCTGTCTCCGATGCCCGCGCGGCCCTGGGAGGAGCAAGAACCCCAGCCGAGATGGCAGATGCCGACGCACAGCTCTCGAGCGCGCTTAGCCGCTTGCTGGTCGTAGTCGAGAACTATCCTACGCTTAAGGCAGACACGCAGTTTACTCAGCTGATGGACGAATTATCAGGTACCGAGAATCGCATCGCGGTTGCCCGGAACGACTATAACAATGCAGTTGCCGATTACAATAAACTGATCAAGCGTTTCCCAGGCAATCTGCTCGCCGGCATGATGGGCTTCGATAAGAGGGCCTATTTCGAGACAACCACAGAATCGAGAACGAATCCACAGGTCGACTTCGGCACAGGAAATACGTCGCTTCGCTTTGATGACAAGACTGCTCCAATGAGCGGTGTATTCGCAGCAGCAGTCGTACTGATGGCTGGTGCAAGCGCATGA
- a CDS encoding threonine/serine exporter family protein — MLQSGAETYRVEDTMIRIADALNLTPSQSYVTPTGIIFQCGEKQQAKLIRVQDRTTDLQKVSRVNDISRKLCSHALSVDDAYKLLTEVDTVNRAYPVWVQIAAAALSSGCFTYMFKAGLSDFIPGVLCGGLGFSAFILLHRWVKVRFFAEFVASLLIGLLAFLLVSIGVGSQLDKIIIGSVMPLVPGLLITNAVRDLMAGHLVSGLSRGAEAFLTAFAIGAGVAVLFTIF, encoded by the coding sequence ATGCTGCAAAGCGGAGCAGAGACATACCGGGTGGAGGATACGATGATTCGGATCGCCGACGCATTAAATCTAACCCCTTCGCAAAGCTACGTTACCCCTACTGGCATCATCTTTCAGTGCGGAGAGAAGCAGCAAGCGAAGCTGATCCGGGTACAGGACAGGACAACGGACCTGCAGAAGGTATCCAGGGTGAACGACATCTCCAGGAAATTGTGCAGTCATGCACTATCAGTAGATGATGCCTACAAGCTATTGACTGAGGTCGATACCGTGAATCGGGCTTATCCTGTATGGGTACAAATTGCAGCCGCAGCTCTATCGAGCGGTTGCTTCACTTATATGTTCAAAGCGGGTTTATCCGATTTCATCCCCGGAGTGCTATGCGGCGGACTAGGATTCTCGGCCTTCATTTTGCTGCATCGTTGGGTGAAGGTGAGATTTTTTGCCGAATTTGTCGCCTCTTTGCTAATTGGACTACTTGCGTTCTTACTCGTCTCTATTGGAGTCGGTTCACAGCTGGACAAGATTATTATTGGCTCAGTGATGCCGCTTGTACCTGGTCTGCTGATTACAAATGCTGTCAGGGATTTGATGGCTGGCCATTTGGTCTCAGGCCTGTCTCGCGGTGCGGAAGCTTTTCTGACCGCCTTTGCGATCGGCGCGGGTGTTGCTGTGTTGTTCACGATATTCTAA
- a CDS encoding GNAT family N-acetyltransferase gives MSKSIEIVNYHPKYAAGIAVMWDRSQDEWGGGTTISTAEQVKREEENSDSLAVFLAVCGEEVVGYCSLSEYREDTGALYIQLLNVRPDYHGKKVGKMLVLRAVEETIQRGWPRVDLYTWEANMKAVPLYKRCGFFWEDREDMTHFMNFIPQVVNCAALAPYLEGIDWYTDSARTIEVAPDGKENNGFHTYIYEWQKAGRELRVGVERRGRGICLIETEDYLLSATVEQAEPVFGQEYMVRYHIVNKSGAPLRLDIEGVNDRNITFDWQQTVDVESEQLLTARFFVGEIEEPQSDRQTCPTVRANVKINGLDAVLQVGIVPKFPANIMMKVPDLMYAQQGRYEFYLDIENHYPEAAFFTFELASEPWLKLERRECTVHLEAKERISLPVPCKLLDNGFYEKKLEVLARLESGQMVRFVRSIGGGFRGPGAMCVGETEHLRVAMNGKYTLEYSKEDNSLQVVGWGREYGFSLMHPQVGKPYSGELSKIRPERVERIEERGAVGFIYTYRSDAFSQVLLHVHSLLYADGTVKLWQELENVSDRATAGDMWISQRVIHELYRAVLPYDGRYVEMNDSHGSDYDYWNGDKVGEPWLFFRGDGVANGICWSDIHRMNLGNWFLELETPLGQLEAGERKRSGEMMLSLGGFDDWRSFRDFALKRAELPQPLQAIGDVALTVNDGNPFVLPGEDGVSVTLHDVKQSLWEGEVAASYDSDKSVANEIAGGEPSASKVALTLEEEIAEARFTLPLPHRSCDTVRVDARLSSLDESYRTALFPISSGSVECWEMEEADKKTHEVNNGLIRISASADYYPGLRSMTVGGREWLASGFPVYGSKSWWNPWIGGMYDQLNNMGPLSVLKEERSASFVSQSDAMGNNWSGIRVRLSVRKHEKYKGLTCDMYYLMLPGVPVLAYWTEIRQETGTYLYNESSSTEMFLRLGESPGEDWLRTFGPRGETIRYRLGSGDMQAEETKDYAFGRHGQSGVMHVVMDESMIRPNVYSTKGIACLTFKRRLELPHGSVTRSAPVFFVFADDLLPVEALHGLRQLTFPSS, from the coding sequence GAAAGTCGGCAAAATGCTCGTGCTGCGGGCGGTAGAGGAGACGATTCAGCGCGGATGGCCGCGTGTCGATCTATACACGTGGGAAGCGAATATGAAGGCGGTGCCGCTTTACAAACGATGCGGCTTCTTCTGGGAAGACCGCGAAGATATGACGCATTTCATGAACTTTATTCCTCAGGTGGTGAACTGTGCGGCGCTTGCGCCGTATTTGGAAGGGATCGATTGGTATACGGACTCGGCGCGAACCATCGAGGTGGCACCAGATGGCAAGGAGAATAATGGTTTTCATACGTATATATATGAATGGCAAAAAGCTGGGCGGGAACTTCGTGTAGGTGTTGAACGAAGAGGAAGAGGCATTTGTCTGATCGAAACGGAAGACTACCTGCTGTCAGCGACAGTGGAACAGGCCGAGCCCGTATTTGGTCAAGAATACATGGTCAGGTACCATATCGTTAATAAATCGGGCGCGCCGCTTAGGCTCGATATCGAAGGTGTTAACGATCGGAATATTACGTTCGACTGGCAGCAAACGGTTGATGTGGAAAGCGAGCAGTTGCTGACGGCTCGATTCTTTGTCGGGGAGATCGAGGAGCCGCAAAGCGATCGTCAGACCTGCCCGACCGTTCGAGCGAACGTGAAGATTAATGGCCTTGATGCGGTTCTGCAGGTTGGCATCGTACCGAAATTTCCGGCTAATATCATGATGAAGGTACCCGACTTGATGTATGCGCAGCAGGGGCGATACGAGTTCTATCTGGATATTGAGAATCATTACCCGGAAGCCGCCTTTTTCACGTTTGAACTCGCTTCCGAACCTTGGTTGAAGCTGGAACGCCGCGAATGTACGGTCCATTTGGAGGCAAAAGAACGAATTTCCCTGCCTGTTCCGTGCAAACTTTTGGATAACGGTTTCTATGAGAAGAAGCTGGAAGTACTCGCTCGTCTAGAAAGCGGGCAAATGGTGCGATTTGTCCGCTCCATCGGCGGAGGGTTTCGCGGACCTGGTGCGATGTGTGTTGGCGAGACCGAGCACTTGCGAGTGGCGATGAACGGGAAATATACGCTCGAATACAGTAAAGAAGACAATAGCCTACAAGTCGTTGGTTGGGGGCGGGAGTACGGATTTTCGCTGATGCATCCGCAAGTCGGCAAGCCGTATTCCGGAGAATTATCGAAGATAAGACCGGAGCGTGTGGAACGAATAGAGGAGCGTGGCGCTGTCGGTTTTATCTATACCTATCGATCTGATGCTTTTTCGCAGGTGCTGCTGCATGTACATTCATTGCTTTATGCGGACGGTACCGTAAAGTTGTGGCAGGAGTTAGAGAATGTCTCCGACCGTGCGACTGCCGGCGATATGTGGATTTCCCAGCGGGTTATCCATGAGCTATATCGAGCTGTACTTCCATATGATGGACGTTATGTGGAAATGAACGATTCACACGGTTCCGATTACGACTACTGGAACGGTGATAAAGTAGGCGAACCGTGGCTTTTCTTCCGCGGTGACGGGGTAGCAAACGGTATCTGCTGGTCCGATATACATCGAATGAACTTGGGCAACTGGTTCCTCGAGTTGGAAACGCCGCTCGGACAGCTAGAAGCTGGCGAGAGGAAGCGGTCCGGCGAAATGATGCTGTCATTAGGAGGGTTTGACGATTGGCGGTCGTTCCGCGACTTTGCCCTGAAGCGGGCCGAGCTGCCGCAACCGTTGCAAGCGATCGGCGATGTGGCACTGACGGTGAACGATGGCAATCCATTCGTATTGCCCGGTGAGGATGGCGTTTCCGTGACGCTGCACGACGTAAAGCAGAGTTTATGGGAAGGGGAAGTGGCAGCCTCGTACGACAGCGATAAGTCTGTCGCCAATGAGATCGCCGGCGGCGAGCCATCGGCGAGCAAGGTGGCATTGACGTTGGAAGAGGAAATCGCGGAAGCCCGGTTTACATTGCCCCTGCCGCACCGCAGCTGTGATACGGTACGGGTGGATGCTCGACTAAGCTCGCTGGACGAGTCATACCGAACCGCATTGTTCCCGATTTCTTCCGGCAGCGTAGAGTGTTGGGAGATGGAGGAAGCGGACAAGAAGACGCATGAAGTGAACAATGGACTGATCCGTATTTCCGCGTCCGCAGATTATTATCCGGGTTTGCGTTCAATGACAGTAGGTGGTCGCGAATGGCTCGCTTCCGGGTTTCCGGTGTACGGCTCCAAGTCCTGGTGGAATCCATGGATCGGTGGGATGTACGATCAGCTCAATAACATGGGGCCTTTATCGGTATTGAAGGAGGAACGCTCAGCGTCTTTCGTGAGCCAATCGGATGCCATGGGCAATAACTGGTCTGGAATCCGGGTTCGTCTCTCCGTACGAAAGCATGAGAAATACAAGGGGTTGACATGTGACATGTATTATCTCATGCTGCCAGGGGTGCCGGTTCTCGCTTATTGGACGGAAATTCGGCAAGAAACGGGAACGTATTTGTATAACGAATCTTCATCGACCGAGATGTTCCTTCGTCTGGGCGAGAGTCCGGGAGAAGATTGGCTGCGGACATTCGGCCCACGAGGGGAGACGATTCGTTATCGGCTTGGCTCTGGCGATATGCAGGCGGAAGAAACGAAGGACTATGCGTTTGGACGCCACGGACAATCAGGCGTCATGCATGTGGTAATGGACGAATCTATGATTCGGCCGAACGTTTATTCCACTAAAGGGATTGCTTGTCTGACCTTTAAGCGGCGCTTGGAGCTGCCGCACGGCAGTGTCACTCGCTCGGCTCCGGTGTTTTTCGTATTCGCCGACGATCTGTTGCCAGTGGAAGCGCTGCATGGATTGCGTCAGTTGACATTCCCTAGTTCATAA
- a CDS encoding TPM domain-containing protein produces MISHSKRLLRNLFRPGLLLLAIISLLFPYSLVADAAPKLPTPRGDIYVQDFEKLLSSDQKYELNRLGRALEDKTKAQIAVLTVTSLDGYSVEEYALQAFRQFRLGDQKLNNGVLLLLSMEDGEPGNRPLRIEVGYGLEGALPDGKVGRILDQVTIPYLVQNKPGDAIVETYKVLYNEVAKEYGVEDQLTPQNVVVPESPGDEGGDLPLGWIILVVVFLAIDFIFFGGRMTFFLLAMLSRGGGRGGGGGFGGGGFSGGGGGSSGGGGASRRF; encoded by the coding sequence ATGATCAGCCACTCGAAGCGGCTTCTGCGGAATCTGTTCCGGCCTGGTCTGCTTCTGTTGGCAATCATCTCCTTGCTCTTTCCTTACAGTCTAGTCGCTGATGCAGCCCCGAAGTTACCTACTCCTCGAGGAGATATCTATGTTCAGGATTTCGAGAAGTTGCTATCCAGCGACCAGAAGTATGAGCTGAACAGGCTAGGACGGGCGTTGGAGGATAAGACAAAAGCGCAAATCGCCGTCTTAACGGTGACTTCACTGGATGGCTATTCCGTGGAGGAATATGCGTTGCAAGCCTTCCGACAGTTTCGTCTGGGCGATCAGAAATTGAACAACGGGGTGCTGCTGCTCCTCTCGATGGAGGATGGAGAACCTGGTAATCGCCCGCTGCGGATTGAGGTGGGGTACGGCTTGGAAGGGGCTCTGCCCGACGGAAAAGTTGGACGAATCCTCGATCAGGTCACGATTCCCTATCTCGTTCAGAACAAGCCTGGCGATGCCATCGTGGAGACTTATAAGGTACTCTACAATGAAGTAGCCAAGGAATACGGGGTAGAGGATCAATTAACGCCGCAAAATGTAGTCGTCCCGGAATCTCCAGGTGATGAGGGCGGCGATCTGCCTCTGGGCTGGATCATCTTGGTTGTCGTCTTCCTGGCGATCGATTTCATCTTCTTCGGTGGACGAATGACCTTCTTTCTGCTGGCGATGCTCAGCCGTGGCGGCGGCCGAGGGGGAGGCGGCGGATTCGGCGGCGGTGGCTTCAGCGGGGGTGGTGGAGGATCCTCAGGCGGCGGAGGCGCAAGCCGAAGATTCTAA
- a CDS encoding HAD family hydrolase, with protein MNIPSLQAALSPQAVFFDVDDTLYDHLIPFRQALQNVLHTHEQFPYEAAYHRMRYYSDYLSAQAGGTPTHGTVLLEMRRNRFKFTLEEFGLHVTDMQADKVQEEYLQHQFTIQLFDGAKELIKQLKDSGVTVGLITNGPPQHQMQKINALGLREIIPAELIFISGAVGITKPDRGLFDHVAEQLGLPAEACCYIGDSWRNDVIGALNGGWNVIWFNHRKVGPESEHRPHFEAASYDELASLLL; from the coding sequence ATGAATATACCATCATTACAAGCTGCTCTATCCCCGCAGGCCGTATTCTTTGATGTAGATGACACCTTATATGATCATCTCATCCCGTTTCGCCAAGCACTGCAAAATGTACTTCATACCCATGAACAGTTCCCCTATGAGGCAGCTTATCATCGGATGAGATATTATAGCGATTACTTATCTGCCCAAGCCGGGGGGACGCCAACGCATGGTACCGTACTTCTGGAAATGCGGCGTAACCGATTCAAATTCACCTTAGAGGAATTCGGGCTGCATGTCACTGATATGCAAGCAGACAAGGTGCAGGAGGAGTATTTGCAGCATCAATTCACGATCCAATTATTCGATGGAGCCAAGGAGCTAATCAAGCAATTGAAGGATAGTGGCGTTACCGTCGGATTGATTACAAACGGACCGCCACAGCATCAAATGCAGAAGATCAATGCTTTGGGACTTCGGGAGATAATACCCGCCGAGCTCATCTTCATCTCCGGTGCAGTCGGAATCACGAAGCCGGACCGCGGTTTATTCGATCATGTCGCCGAGCAGCTCGGACTTCCTGCCGAAGCTTGCTGCTACATTGGCGATTCCTGGCGCAATGATGTCATCGGCGCATTGAACGGCGGCTGGAATGTGATCTGGTTCAATCATCGTAAGGTTGGACCCGAATCCGAGCATCGTCCTCATTTTGAGGCTGCAAGTTATGATGAATTGGCATCCCTTCTGCTATAA